One genomic segment of Alicycliphilus denitrificans K601 includes these proteins:
- a CDS encoding copper-binding protein, producing the protein MTTIQRLLTISALAMGLALPMAGHAQVSPSPGQVAAPASDSMTDGEVKKIDPDNGKVTLKHGDIKNLDMPGMTMVFTVRDKGQLTKLKLGDKVQFMVVQEGGKMVVTDIQPAR; encoded by the coding sequence GTGACCACCATCCAACGTCTGCTCACCATCTCCGCCCTGGCCATGGGCCTTGCCCTGCCGATGGCGGGCCATGCCCAAGTCAGCCCCAGTCCAGGTCAGGTGGCGGCGCCTGCGTCGGACTCCATGACCGATGGCGAGGTCAAGAAGATCGATCCGGACAACGGCAAGGTCACCCTCAAGCATGGAGACATCAAGAATCTGGACATGCCCGGAATGACCATGGTCTTCACCGTTCGTGACAAGGGCCAGCTCACCAAGCTCAAGCTCGGCGACAAGGTGCAATTCATGGTCGTCCAGGAAGGCGGAAAGATGGTTGTCACCGACATCCAACCTGCGCGCTGA
- a CDS encoding DUF2933 domain-containing protein — protein sequence MTHDHASHPQSVQSGGFWRSRYALGLLVFGAVAGYFLWTEHRAHLAQWWPYAFLLACPLMHVFMHKGHGDHGGHGGGSGATGQGTGQNSDRS from the coding sequence ATGACCCATGACCATGCATCCCATCCGCAGAGCGTGCAGTCCGGCGGGTTCTGGCGCTCGCGCTACGCCCTGGGTCTGCTCGTGTTCGGCGCCGTCGCCGGGTACTTCCTATGGACCGAGCACCGTGCCCACTTGGCGCAATGGTGGCCCTATGCCTTCCTGCTGGCCTGCCCGCTGATGCATGTCTTCATGCACAAGGGCCATGGTGATCATGGCGGCCACGGTGGTGGCTCCGGAGCCACTGGCCAGGGCACTGGACAAAACTCCGACAGGAGCTGA